In uncultured delta proteobacterium, the following proteins share a genomic window:
- a CDS encoding ABC transporter, with protein sequence MHDTEIAITVEGLGKRYYTPQRNKCKRNRVLSHLRNMGIVKGAQEEDYFWALRDVSFEVPRGQILGIMGKNGSGKSTLLKLLTGVTPPTTGRAVLKGRIGSLLEVGTGFHPDMSGRENVFMSGTLLGIPKAEIRAKFDELVAFAGIEEFIDMPVKRYSSGMYVRLAYAVASMLQSDILILDEVLAVGDSAFQDKARKNMKEIVSSGRTILFVSHNARLLSQICTKGIILDRGEVTHAGHIAEILPIYLRKILNIDDVSAGDCTEAYIGDMPRFEHAERNILKKIWLINGNGNPCSTFKTGAPFGVRIQYEGADMPFPAFELFIANEFGERVTTISSTHVKEPLLIPENGVIQCFVDDLRLGEGMYNLGLDIANCSGTAATYTSFDSVMALKFKVHLNGYVTGMGVTSTQGAVHKSRWEVIA encoded by the coding sequence ATGCACGACACTGAAATTGCGATAACAGTCGAGGGATTGGGCAAGCGGTACTACACTCCCCAGCGGAACAAATGCAAACGTAACCGCGTGCTTAGTCACTTGCGCAACATGGGGATTGTAAAAGGCGCACAAGAAGAAGACTATTTTTGGGCATTACGCGATGTCTCCTTCGAGGTGCCTCGTGGTCAAATCCTTGGCATAATGGGGAAAAATGGATCGGGTAAAAGTACGCTGCTCAAGCTTCTGACGGGCGTGACGCCTCCGACAACCGGACGGGCTGTGTTGAAGGGGCGTATCGGTTCGTTGCTGGAGGTCGGTACGGGGTTTCATCCGGATATGTCCGGCAGGGAAAATGTTTTTATGAGTGGTACCCTGTTGGGTATTCCCAAGGCTGAAATCCGGGCAAAGTTCGATGAGTTAGTGGCTTTTGCGGGTATAGAGGAATTCATTGACATGCCGGTCAAGCGTTACTCCTCCGGCATGTATGTGCGCCTTGCCTACGCGGTGGCAAGCATGCTCCAGTCTGACATATTGATCCTTGACGAGGTGCTCGCGGTTGGCGACAGCGCCTTTCAGGACAAGGCTCGCAAGAACATGAAGGAGATTGTCTCTTCCGGGCGGACGATTTTGTTTGTCAGCCATAACGCGCGCTTGCTGAGCCAGATATGCACCAAGGGAATTATTCTTGATCGAGGTGAGGTGACGCATGCGGGACACATTGCGGAGATACTTCCGATTTATTTGCGTAAAATTCTAAACATCGATGATGTATCTGCGGGAGACTGCACGGAAGCTTACATTGGCGACATGCCGCGTTTTGAACATGCAGAGCGCAATATTTTGAAAAAAATTTGGTTGATTAATGGGAATGGAAACCCGTGCTCGACGTTCAAAACAGGCGCTCCGTTTGGTGTACGGATTCAATATGAGGGAGCGGATATGCCGTTTCCTGCTTTTGAACTTTTTATCGCCAACGAATTTGGCGAACGCGTTACAACAATAAGCAGCACTCATGTGAAGGAGCCTCTGTTAATTCCTGAAAATGGTGTGATTCAATGTTTTGTTGACGATTTAAGATTGGGCGAAGGTATGTACAATTTGGGTCTGGATATTGCGAATTGCTCCGGAACGGCTGCGACGTATACAAGTTTTGATTCCGTGATGGCTCTAAAGTTTAAAGTCCATCTTAATGGATATGTTACGGGGATGGGAGTCACGTCCACACAAGGTGCTGTCCATAAAAGCCGCTGGGAAGTGATTGCCTGA
- a CDS encoding conserved hypothetical protein (Evidence 4 : Homologs of previously reported genes of unknown function), with protein sequence MKILPFSEIDPSDWDALVASSPDGFLWATAAWREVVLGVERWGLVDHSFGIYDGGRLVAVTPLQYIPAIQQLASGGWSLSGPVVIAGAESKYRRKIIQYAMMHIEGLAHDLGASSISFGAPAMNETSLKAPWGVNPWLEYGFDDCSGTTRIVDLAPDEDVLWKNVSSTAKHAIRKAREEGLSVSRERWADMLDAYYAAHVETYTRTGVPPHPRAYFENIAIYSAPAGTSVLWVCRDMEGKAVAFHNSALFKEAGMYHTGCSIGTASRSGAGYLLFWEALRGVKQLGCRWYECGETFPAKRAAHAEKDKTFGLTVFKSKFGGEDHRVFKCIRHLEHNIEKRVAEPLKRELLKNFMRSGKQLVRAILGRDATERLAGWLWGGYRFVQWAKRPRRTSFIRPYWGGRELAALCTPSAYNRALDRCRAVLRRDLALETGDDVVLTSSGRTALEVCLRGLAQKYPGRRVVVIPSYSCKGVLDPVERAGLIPLYVDSTSALNPDQGVVREVLDETVLACVYPHLCGNVDEVSQLRGLAQEHGIAWIDDYCQGYAPGLDIAHNGFAVFSFGMGKNLMATAGGALVARGVKNNNDISHVLSTETSKHAGVRLLVILLRHFLRFSVPDRFLGKPRALGAQYEYKGMSKLDAVLLNVQLAKAPEIIRVRRENGQNLLEVMPSDVPGGITAPRHLFTKFPLVCKDDTEVERLCAVFWKYNIELENMYIPLHMRFDRFCVSEYCPPCCEKLKGHVFNVPVRPNMSNREKIRVRRALSEFFGERDNG encoded by the coding sequence GTGAAGATACTCCCTTTTTCGGAAATTGATCCTTCAGATTGGGATGCGCTCGTTGCATCCTCGCCTGACGGCTTTTTGTGGGCGACAGCGGCCTGGAGAGAGGTCGTCCTCGGCGTTGAGCGATGGGGGCTTGTTGACCACAGCTTCGGCATTTATGACGGAGGGCGGCTGGTCGCTGTTACGCCGCTGCAATATATCCCTGCAATCCAACAGCTCGCTTCGGGCGGCTGGAGTCTTTCCGGCCCGGTTGTCATAGCCGGAGCCGAGAGCAAGTATCGCCGAAAAATCATCCAATACGCTATGATGCATATTGAAGGCCTTGCACACGATTTAGGCGCTTCAAGCATTTCATTCGGCGCTCCCGCCATGAACGAAACGTCTCTCAAAGCCCCTTGGGGGGTCAACCCCTGGCTGGAATATGGCTTTGATGACTGTTCAGGAACTACCAGAATTGTGGACTTGGCGCCGGATGAAGATGTTTTATGGAAGAACGTATCCTCTACAGCCAAACATGCCATACGAAAAGCGCGGGAAGAAGGCCTTAGTGTTTCCCGTGAGCGTTGGGCTGATATGCTTGATGCCTATTATGCCGCCCATGTCGAGACATATACCAGGACGGGAGTGCCTCCGCACCCAAGGGCGTATTTCGAGAATATCGCGATTTACAGCGCACCTGCGGGAACTAGCGTCCTTTGGGTGTGCCGGGATATGGAGGGAAAGGCGGTAGCATTTCATAACAGCGCGCTTTTTAAGGAAGCCGGAATGTATCATACAGGCTGTTCCATCGGGACGGCCTCGCGAAGCGGAGCTGGGTATCTGCTTTTTTGGGAAGCCTTGCGGGGTGTCAAGCAATTAGGGTGCCGCTGGTATGAATGTGGTGAAACCTTCCCCGCGAAACGAGCTGCGCATGCGGAAAAGGATAAAACCTTTGGCTTGACGGTATTCAAAAGCAAGTTCGGCGGCGAGGATCATCGAGTTTTTAAATGTATACGTCATTTGGAGCATAACATAGAGAAGAGAGTTGCAGAGCCTTTGAAGAGAGAATTACTGAAGAACTTTATGCGGTCGGGAAAGCAGTTGGTTCGCGCAATCCTTGGACGCGACGCCACGGAAAGGCTTGCCGGATGGTTGTGGGGGGGATACCGTTTCGTGCAATGGGCCAAGCGGCCGCGCCGGACGAGCTTTATTCGCCCGTACTGGGGAGGCAGGGAGCTGGCTGCGCTGTGTACTCCGTCGGCGTACAACCGCGCTCTCGACAGATGCAGAGCTGTTCTGCGCCGGGATCTGGCCCTTGAAACCGGCGATGATGTTGTTTTGACCAGCAGCGGAAGAACTGCCTTGGAAGTGTGCCTGCGGGGACTCGCGCAAAAGTATCCCGGCCGCCGGGTCGTCGTTATCCCAAGTTACAGCTGTAAAGGCGTTCTAGACCCAGTGGAACGGGCCGGGTTGATCCCTTTGTATGTGGACAGCACCAGTGCTCTCAATCCAGACCAGGGCGTTGTGCGCGAAGTACTGGATGAAACCGTGCTGGCCTGCGTCTATCCGCATTTGTGTGGTAATGTGGATGAGGTTTCGCAATTGCGCGGCTTGGCACAAGAACACGGTATAGCTTGGATAGATGATTACTGCCAGGGGTACGCGCCTGGCCTGGACATCGCCCATAACGGATTTGCTGTCTTTTCTTTCGGGATGGGGAAAAACCTGATGGCGACCGCCGGGGGAGCTCTGGTCGCGCGTGGGGTAAAAAACAACAACGACATCAGCCATGTCTTGTCTACCGAAACAAGTAAGCACGCGGGCGTCCGGCTTTTGGTTATTCTCCTGCGGCACTTTTTGCGGTTTTCCGTGCCTGATCGTTTTCTTGGGAAGCCAAGGGCATTGGGGGCGCAATATGAATATAAAGGAATGTCGAAGCTGGATGCCGTTCTTTTGAACGTACAACTGGCTAAGGCTCCGGAGATTATCCGGGTGCGGCGGGAGAACGGCCAAAATCTGCTGGAGGTTATGCCTTCCGATGTTCCAGGAGGCATAACGGCCCCCAGGCATTTGTTCACCAAGTTTCCCCTGGTATGTAAGGATGATACGGAAGTAGAGCGTTTATGTGCGGTTTTCTGGAAGTATAATATTGAATTGGAGAATATGTATATTCCACTGCATATGCGTTTTGATAGATTTTGCGTTTCAGAGTATTGCCCCCCCTGTTGTGAAAAACTTAAAGGGCACGTATTTAATGTTCCTGTTCGGCCCAATATGAGCAATCGGGAAAAGATTCGTGTCCGCAGGGCGCTTTCTGAGTTTTTTGGGGAAAGAGATAATGGCTGA
- a CDS encoding hypothetical protein (Evidence 5 : No homology to any previously reported sequences) codes for MAESPYKNSSLYDARTISVPAEAIADGPSYMDRLLYDRVSAVRKYRVHGGTVVDIGCATGEALRVFDGFAVKIGVDFSQRYLVEASQRNKAKGSTGYFVTGDVTALPLADQICDVVYSFSTLYYITDVLGTYRNIFRILRPGGVAVLDVGNIQSLNAICCRRYKIDDGYAALECPRINDTLSALLESGFEILEHRSFQLLPLWAAKPRLLWPLLHPKWNSLMKIRIMGKMIDEWISSLPGLKRFAFRHLVVCRRPKPFGG; via the coding sequence ATGGCTGAATCTCCCTACAAAAACTCATCATTGTATGATGCCAGGACGATCTCCGTTCCCGCGGAGGCGATCGCCGATGGGCCGTCGTACATGGACAGGCTTTTATATGACCGGGTCTCTGCCGTGAGAAAATATCGGGTGCATGGAGGGACTGTTGTCGACATAGGCTGCGCCACTGGTGAAGCTCTAAGGGTTTTTGATGGGTTTGCAGTAAAAATAGGGGTGGACTTCAGCCAGCGATACCTTGTCGAGGCTTCACAAAGAAACAAGGCGAAAGGATCGACAGGATATTTTGTCACTGGTGATGTAACAGCGTTACCGCTTGCCGACCAAATATGTGATGTCGTTTATTCATTTTCCACGTTATACTATATAACAGACGTGTTGGGAACGTATAGGAACATCTTCCGCATTCTCCGCCCAGGTGGAGTGGCGGTGCTTGATGTTGGCAATATCCAATCCCTGAATGCCATTTGTTGTCGTCGCTACAAGATAGATGACGGGTACGCGGCTTTGGAATGCCCCAGGATTAATGATACGTTGTCGGCCCTCCTGGAGAGCGGGTTTGAAATACTTGAGCATCGCTCGTTTCAACTCTTGCCGCTTTGGGCCGCCAAGCCTCGGTTGTTGTGGCCCTTGTTGCACCCTAAATGGAACAGTCTGATGAAAATAAGAATAATGGGTAAAATGATTGATGAATGGATAAGCTCTTTACCCGGATTGAAGAGGTTTGCTTTTAGGCATCTTGTGGTATGTCGTAGGCCGAAGCCTTTTGGGGGATGA
- a CDS encoding putative Galactoside O-acetyltransferase (Evidence 3 : Function proposed based on presence of conserved amino acid motif, structural feature or limited homology; Product type pe : putative enzyme), translated as MSMGHLSFSRYLDTIANFLIQIPFFSACFRGKLIRLLLNNPKGTIVIEHGVKLFGLRNIEVRGNIVLQKNTVIDATNGYVSLGPEFNAFPNTTILAMSGKFITKDHVWTARDVDIYCAGGEIILGNNFSLNQRSLLHAGHSSISIGDDCLLGYDVKIFCGVHDHGAADTLLREAGMRFLPVIVGDDVWIASNVLINPGVAIGSHCVIGAYSVVLDDIPDYSFCAGIPARVKKSRIIL; from the coding sequence ATGAGCATGGGCCACCTTTCTTTTTCGCGTTATCTAGATACCATTGCTAACTTTTTGATACAAATTCCATTTTTTAGCGCTTGCTTTCGGGGAAAACTTATACGGCTTCTATTAAACAACCCTAAAGGAACGATTGTCATAGAGCATGGAGTTAAGCTGTTTGGGTTGCGAAATATTGAAGTTAGAGGAAATATTGTTTTACAGAAAAATACCGTTATAGACGCCACAAATGGGTATGTATCTTTAGGGCCAGAGTTTAATGCATTTCCCAATACAACAATCTTGGCGATGTCCGGAAAATTTATCACCAAAGACCATGTATGGACAGCTCGCGATGTAGATATCTATTGCGCTGGGGGAGAAATTATCCTTGGAAATAATTTTTCATTGAACCAGAGATCATTACTTCATGCAGGGCATTCGAGTATTTCCATCGGAGACGATTGTCTTTTAGGTTATGACGTCAAAATTTTTTGTGGGGTCCATGACCATGGAGCAGCAGATACTCTTTTGCGTGAAGCCGGTATGCGTTTTTTGCCCGTTATAGTTGGAGATGATGTTTGGATTGCCTCAAATGTTTTAATAAACCCTGGTGTGGCTATTGGCTCTCATTGCGTAATTGGGGCATATTCTGTTGTTCTAGATGATATTCCAGACTATTCCTTTTGCGCTGGCATACCGGCAAGAGTGAAAAAAAGCAGAATAATTCTGTAG
- a CDS encoding transposase yields MFKISEVYATKQLHNPLQPKEILNMSHHNTLFSQMLSLIPRHVFQKLEARHKTGRSSRQFGFKEQFTVMAFIQLAARRSMRDGLRCLAACGKRLYHFGLFPVARSTFSDANNSRPVGFFKDLFADMYSLCVPKASKHKFHFKCKLYSMDATTISLCLSLFPWATFRQNKGGVKMNTVLDHDGHIPAFVTVDVAKTHESRMAKSLSLPKGSIVTFDKGYVSYPWFQTLLENGIFFVTRLKDNAVYKLLERRPVNRTSGVTSDHIIEVKHSRGKVLRLRRIGYRDAETGKRYEFLTNHFRLSARTIADIYKERWKIELFFREIKQNLRIKSFVGNTENAVLIQIYTALTVYLLLAYQKFLSKTGLSVQQLFQIASLNILGTDSLEELLKPRRRKNENLYNLSLLSLAA; encoded by the coding sequence ATGTTCAAAATCTCCGAGGTTTATGCTACAAAACAGTTGCATAACCCATTGCAGCCCAAGGAGATTTTGAACATGAGCCATCATAATACACTCTTTTCTCAAATGCTATCATTGATTCCCAGACATGTTTTTCAGAAACTGGAAGCCCGGCATAAAACAGGTCGTTCTTCTCGACAATTCGGCTTTAAGGAACAGTTTACGGTCATGGCTTTTATCCAGCTTGCAGCAAGGCGCTCCATGCGTGACGGATTGCGCTGTTTGGCCGCCTGCGGCAAGAGGCTGTATCATTTTGGCCTTTTTCCCGTTGCACGTTCCACTTTCTCCGATGCCAACAACTCCCGGCCTGTGGGCTTTTTCAAAGATCTATTTGCCGACATGTACAGCCTGTGTGTTCCCAAGGCCTCCAAACACAAATTTCATTTCAAATGCAAACTTTACAGCATGGACGCCACCACCATCAGCCTGTGTTTGTCGCTGTTTCCCTGGGCCACGTTCCGCCAAAACAAGGGCGGCGTCAAAATGAACACAGTGCTTGACCACGATGGTCATATCCCGGCATTTGTCACCGTTGATGTGGCCAAAACGCACGAAAGCCGTATGGCGAAAAGTCTTTCTCTGCCCAAAGGCTCCATCGTGACCTTCGACAAAGGCTATGTCAGTTACCCCTGGTTTCAGACCCTGCTCGAAAATGGCATCTTTTTCGTCACCCGCCTGAAGGACAACGCTGTTTACAAACTGCTGGAGCGCCGCCCGGTGAACCGCACAAGCGGGGTTACTTCCGACCACATTATCGAAGTGAAGCACAGCCGGGGAAAAGTCTTGCGCCTGCGTCGCATCGGCTACCGGGACGCCGAAACAGGCAAGCGTTACGAATTTCTGACAAATCACTTTCGCCTGTCCGCCCGCACCATCGCCGATATTTACAAAGAACGCTGGAAAATCGAACTCTTTTTTCGCGAAATCAAACAGAATCTACGCATCAAAAGCTTTGTCGGGAACACGGAAAATGCTGTATTGATTCAGATTTATACCGCGCTGACCGTCTACCTGCTCCTGGCCTACCAGAAATTCCTGAGTAAAACAGGGCTGTCCGTGCAGCAACTTTTCCAAATCGCCTCACTGAACATCCTCGGAACAGACTCGCTGGAAGAACTCCTGAAGCCCCGACGACGAAAAAATGAAAACCTCTATAACCTCAGTCTGTTATCCTTGGCAGCTTAA
- a CDS encoding putative Methyltransferase type 11 (Evidence 3 : Function proposed based on presence of conserved amino acid motif, structural feature or limited homology), with protein MHSDEDRLLHIYSHEEQSAIHRYFSALYDRVFPQGGLASHFTDYVGSPFARTAMSFLSKLLPEGAAIQDIGSGFGSFVLLAREAGYDARGVELSNFEVEYAKLRLSRLRPQDLPDSVYRSGDAYPVLEAGGLFGRPVDAVTLWNVLEHLSDTRRLFALCHSLLKPGGRLFIICPNYLAWRPEAHYQLPWSPFDWILPNRFAKRISGEGRDPDYFKKQTVLVTNWGILRGLARCGFSLSDLYGTPMPLRPGRSWETTKTRLRFFNPFAQAALVCAEKM; from the coding sequence ATGCATTCAGATGAAGACAGACTGCTTCACATATATTCGCATGAAGAACAGTCGGCTATTCATAGGTATTTTAGCGCGCTATATGATCGTGTTTTTCCGCAGGGAGGCCTTGCCTCCCACTTTACCGACTATGTCGGTTCGCCGTTTGCGCGAACGGCTATGTCATTTCTCAGTAAACTGTTGCCGGAAGGAGCCGCCATCCAAGATATTGGATCGGGGTTTGGCTCGTTTGTTCTGCTTGCCCGTGAGGCCGGGTATGACGCGAGGGGAGTGGAACTTTCAAACTTCGAGGTTGAGTATGCCAAATTGAGATTGTCCAGGCTCCGTCCGCAAGATTTGCCGGATAGCGTTTACAGGAGCGGTGACGCATATCCTGTTTTAGAAGCAGGAGGTCTTTTCGGAAGGCCTGTGGATGCAGTTACGCTTTGGAATGTTTTGGAACATTTATCTGATACGCGCCGCCTTTTTGCTTTGTGCCATTCACTGCTTAAGCCCGGCGGCCGTTTGTTTATCATTTGTCCTAACTATTTAGCTTGGCGCCCTGAAGCGCATTATCAACTTCCTTGGAGCCCTTTTGATTGGATACTTCCAAATCGCTTTGCCAAACGTATATCCGGGGAAGGCAGGGATCCGGATTATTTCAAGAAACAAACAGTCCTTGTTACGAATTGGGGTATCCTGAGAGGGTTGGCTCGATGCGGGTTTTCTCTCTCGGATCTGTACGGGACACCAATGCCGCTCCGCCCCGGCCGTTCTTGGGAAACTACAAAAACACGCCTGCGTTTTTTTAATCCTTTTGCTCAGGCCGCACTTGTCTGCGCAGAGAAAATGTGA
- a CDS encoding putative glycosyl transferase, group 1 family protein (Evidence 3 : Function proposed based on presence of conserved amino acid motif, structural feature or limited homology): protein MRLLVIIPDMITDILKKGEYQPLYYNPGEFADEVHLLLTNTDTPPLGDLQRTVGKARLFLHNLPVREAWASSRLSFLTSSRLKRWAQPGVELARNIQPDLIRCHSADWNAYLAARIKKEIGIPYCVSLHINPDTNPLHRHFPAVTAAQKRRNAFYEFLEGEGLRGADKILPVYKPILPYLERHGIPEDRIQVAYNILNIYHLSEKTSYEPHHPFRLVCVGRLFDLKNPDNIIKAVAAIPDTVLTIIGDGPARPALESLTAGLGISDRVVFIPAMENDALCGFLPEQDAFVVHTEHFEINKSVLEALLTGLPVIINRREGAQVPEFEEGEFVWLVENTPEAYQKAIQIIMDNDDSREALGRKAYAHSRERWAPRKTEAEYVAIYNAILGQSHG, encoded by the coding sequence ATGCGTCTTCTTGTTATTATTCCTGATATGATAACGGACATACTTAAGAAAGGGGAATATCAACCCCTATACTATAACCCTGGCGAATTCGCAGACGAGGTGCATCTTCTTCTGACAAATACGGACACCCCCCCCCTGGGCGATTTGCAGCGTACCGTCGGCAAGGCTCGCCTTTTTCTGCACAATCTTCCGGTGCGGGAAGCCTGGGCCTCCAGCCGTCTCAGTTTTCTCACTTCCTCGCGGCTCAAGCGATGGGCACAGCCTGGTGTCGAGTTGGCCCGCAACATACAGCCAGACTTGATCCGCTGCCACAGTGCGGACTGGAATGCCTATTTGGCCGCGCGGATAAAAAAAGAGATCGGTATTCCTTACTGCGTTTCATTGCACATCAACCCAGATACCAATCCGTTGCACCGTCATTTCCCCGCGGTTACCGCTGCCCAAAAGAGACGTAATGCGTTTTATGAATTTCTTGAAGGGGAAGGGCTGCGTGGTGCCGATAAAATATTGCCGGTGTATAAACCCATTTTGCCGTACCTTGAGCGACACGGAATCCCTGAAGATAGAATTCAGGTTGCGTACAATATATTGAATATTTATCATCTTTCAGAGAAAACTAGTTATGAGCCACATCATCCGTTTCGCCTTGTTTGCGTGGGGCGGCTTTTCGATTTGAAAAATCCGGATAACATTATCAAAGCCGTTGCAGCAATTCCGGATACGGTTTTGACCATAATTGGTGACGGGCCCGCTCGTCCCGCTCTTGAATCTTTGACTGCTGGCCTGGGGATTTCTGACCGGGTTGTTTTCATTCCCGCCATGGAAAATGACGCTTTATGCGGATTTTTGCCTGAGCAGGACGCTTTTGTCGTGCATACGGAGCATTTTGAGATTAACAAGTCCGTGCTGGAAGCGCTCCTTACCGGCTTGCCGGTGATAATCAATCGAAGGGAGGGAGCGCAGGTTCCCGAGTTTGAGGAAGGCGAGTTCGTTTGGCTGGTGGAAAATACCCCGGAAGCATACCAGAAAGCCATTCAAATCATCATGGATAATGATGATTCACGGGAAGCCTTGGGCAGAAAGGCGTATGCCCATTCCCGTGAACGTTGGGCGCCCCGAAAAACCGAAGCGGAGTACGTTGCAATCTATAACGCGATTCTGGGGCAAAGTCATGGCTGA
- a CDS encoding hypothetical protein (Evidence 5 : No homology to any previously reported sequences): protein MADLRSPLEVPEALRAIPSCEDPRQLTEWEFAVSDYLSPHHALFTSFERYFEYRTILFQMTRQLLPAYFSKQYDTVLEVGCGFGFHLLMMRPYAKRHIGVDIPGKYEGYVQADFQSSIEQADYLLNKSFGFGVELLGAYPDQLGMLADDSIDFMFSWCLLEHIPELAASAREWRRVLKPGGIMFHVVPTVLNAVESLLRTNLVEEPVTMNIRRLLSGVPVPGTLVAPECHSEYISSFSQQFDVYTGDSYAKHFLRNGFTLEANVMIRDFENAMVFCKI, encoded by the coding sequence ATGGCTGATTTACGGTCCCCACTGGAGGTGCCGGAAGCTTTGCGGGCTATTCCTTCTTGTGAAGATCCGCGGCAATTAACTGAATGGGAGTTTGCTGTAAGCGACTATCTTAGCCCGCATCATGCACTGTTTACTTCGTTCGAACGGTATTTCGAGTACAGGACAATCCTGTTCCAAATGACCCGGCAGTTACTTCCTGCTTATTTTTCGAAACAATATGACACTGTGCTTGAAGTTGGCTGCGGCTTCGGTTTTCATCTGTTGATGATGCGTCCCTATGCCAAACGGCACATAGGTGTGGATATTCCTGGGAAATATGAGGGGTATGTACAGGCTGATTTTCAGTCTTCGATCGAACAGGCCGACTACCTTCTCAATAAGAGTTTCGGATTCGGCGTCGAGCTTTTGGGGGCATATCCTGATCAGTTGGGCATGCTGGCTGACGATTCCATAGATTTTATGTTTTCCTGGTGCCTTCTAGAGCATATTCCAGAGCTTGCAGCTTCGGCCCGGGAGTGGCGCAGGGTGTTGAAACCCGGGGGCATCATGTTCCATGTGGTCCCCACCGTCCTGAACGCAGTGGAGTCGTTGCTGCGAACAAATCTTGTGGAGGAGCCGGTTACCATGAATATACGGCGGCTTTTGTCGGGAGTGCCTGTTCCCGGAACACTTGTTGCCCCTGAGTGCCATTCCGAATATATATCTTCTTTTTCGCAGCAGTTTGATGTCTACACAGGGGATTCCTACGCGAAGCATTTTTTACGCAACGGTTTTACCTTGGAAGCGAATGTAATGATCCGTGATTTTGAGAACGCTATGGTTTTTTGTAAAATATAA
- the wecB gene encoding UDP-N-acetylglucosamine 2-epimerase, whose translation MSTRIHIVVAARPNFMKAAPLWHALASKPWAKPILVHTGQHYDHGMSDVFFEELGMPEPNVNLGIGGGTHGMQTGRVLEAYESLLLENRPELVVVCGDVNATPAAALAAVKLGIPVAHLEAGLRSFDRTMPEEINRLITDTICDELWTPSEDADEHLLREGIPPERIQRVGNIMIDTLEMLRPRIESDATRTRLGLTDHEYAVVTVHRPSNVDDPRQLQRVCTAMFACSEVMPLIFPLHPRTRTRLADAGLLGVLKSHPRIFLAEPLPYIAFMNLIFGCAVVVTDSGGVQEETSYLGIPCLTLRENTERPITVTRGTNRLVTVDNVLSHFSSVPEAEPTSGAIPLWDGKTAGRIVDLIHAKWCPA comes from the coding sequence GTGTCAACACGTATTCACATTGTGGTCGCGGCCCGACCCAATTTTATGAAAGCAGCCCCCCTTTGGCATGCACTCGCCTCGAAGCCTTGGGCTAAACCTATTCTTGTTCATACCGGCCAGCATTACGACCATGGAATGTCCGATGTCTTTTTTGAAGAGCTCGGCATGCCCGAACCCAATGTGAACCTGGGCATCGGGGGAGGCACGCACGGTATGCAGACAGGCCGCGTATTGGAGGCGTACGAATCTCTCCTACTTGAAAACCGGCCTGAGCTTGTGGTTGTATGCGGCGACGTTAACGCTACCCCGGCGGCGGCTCTTGCCGCTGTGAAGCTGGGGATTCCCGTAGCACATCTTGAGGCGGGATTGCGTTCTTTCGACCGGACCATGCCGGAAGAAATCAATCGGCTTATTACCGATACAATCTGTGATGAGCTTTGGACGCCTTCAGAAGACGCGGATGAGCATCTGCTACGCGAGGGAATTCCGCCTGAAAGGATACAACGTGTTGGCAACATCATGATTGATACGCTTGAGATGCTTCGACCGCGCATTGAGTCGGATGCCACCAGAACGCGGCTCGGTTTGACGGATCATGAATATGCCGTGGTAACAGTGCACCGCCCCTCAAACGTGGACGATCCCCGGCAGTTGCAGCGCGTCTGCACGGCGATGTTCGCCTGCTCCGAGGTGATGCCTCTGATATTCCCATTGCATCCGCGAACAAGGACGCGGTTGGCAGATGCCGGCCTGCTGGGAGTGTTAAAATCTCATCCCCGGATTTTTTTAGCGGAACCTTTGCCGTATATCGCGTTCATGAATCTTATTTTTGGCTGTGCGGTAGTTGTGACCGATTCAGGCGGCGTGCAGGAGGAAACAAGCTATCTCGGCATACCCTGCTTAACCTTGCGGGAAAATACGGAACGGCCTATAACTGTCACGCGCGGCACGAACCGGCTGGTTACTGTGGACAATGTCCTATCTCATTTTTCCTCTGTTCCGGAGGCTGAACCGACTTCTGGTGCCATTCCCTTGTGGGATGGAAAAACGGCCGGACGAATCGTGGATCTGATTCATGCAAAGTGGTGTCCAGCGTAA